A DNA window from bacterium contains the following coding sequences:
- a CDS encoding homocysteine S-methyltransferase family protein, with protein sequence MQSLTTRPILLDGALGTELECRGLDLPLPLWTAQAVEEHPDLVRAIHQSYIRAGAHVITAATFRTTRWTLSKVNRADEAEHLTKQAVELARSAVPNLGRASGAAGPGGVNSQARSTQLSEDAPAAMGPAPALVAGSLAPLEDCFHPELAPGDLVLQAEHRHNAQSLANAGVDIILVETHNSLREARIATHFARATGIPVWTSFILKSPTELLNGDSLEEAARTVVKFGAGAVLINCTPLHIAAQAVMNMSMHVPQGILLGVYPNAHDETLSPAEFAEWAIKVSAIADILGGCCGIGPEHLAALKSRLLS encoded by the coding sequence ATGCAGAGCCTGACCACGCGGCCTATCCTATTAGATGGCGCGCTCGGCACGGAGCTCGAGTGCCGTGGCCTCGATCTGCCGCTCCCACTTTGGACCGCGCAAGCGGTCGAAGAGCACCCCGATCTCGTCCGCGCCATCCACCAGAGCTACATTAGAGCTGGCGCTCACGTCATCACCGCCGCGACCTTCCGCACCACACGCTGGACCCTCTCCAAGGTCAATCGCGCCGATGAAGCCGAACACCTAACAAAGCAAGCCGTCGAACTCGCCCGCTCCGCCGTCCCCAACCTAGGCCGTGCCTCTGGCGCGGCGGGGCCAGGGGGGGTAAACTCCCAAGCGCGGTCAACTCAACTTAGCGAAGACGCGCCAGCGGCAATGGGTCCAGCGCCTGCGCTGGTGGCAGGATCGCTCGCCCCGCTCGAAGACTGCTTCCACCCTGAACTTGCGCCCGGTGACTTAGTCCTGCAAGCCGAGCACCGTCACAACGCACAGTCGCTGGCCAACGCGGGCGTGGATATTATCTTGGTCGAGACGCACAATTCCCTGCGCGAAGCCCGCATCGCCACGCACTTCGCGCGCGCTACAGGAATTCCGGTTTGGACATCGTTCATTTTGAAGTCACCGACCGAGCTGTTGAATGGCGATTCACTCGAAGAAGCCGCGCGCACGGTGGTCAAGTTCGGCGCGGGCGCCGTGCTGATCAATTGCACGCCGCTGCACATCGCCGCGCAAGCCGTGATGAACATGAGTATGCACGTGCCGCAAGGCATATTGCTTGGCGTCTATCCGAACGCACATGACGAGACGTTGTCACCCGCCGAATTCGCCGAATGGGCCATTAAAGTCTCCGCCATCGCTGATATTCTCGGCGGCTGTTGCGGCATCGGTCCCGAACACCTCGCCGCGCTGAAATCCCGCCTCCTATCTTGA
- a CDS encoding T9SS type A sorting domain-containing protein: MYAFLALLLLASSLFAQQRPPINVFDQLEPFRQYYSSRDEWPRAHGYKPYMRYLYDVEQRAYPDSTIPAGARWEAFQQMGRMPRVTLDEPWAALGPFNHGGRTRVLRFHPNNPEIMFAGSVGGGLFRSDDGGDYWYPITDMLPNLAVGCLDIAASNPNIMYMGTGEGYFNGDAIGGVGLFKSIDGGVTWALTSMNYNYSSGTCILRVNVDPRDANIVLASTGEGLYRSTNGGDSFTLVRAGNINEVKRDPQDPDVLLCAAGYPYGSGVNGVYRSTDNGATWVNANTGLPNPTIIGRIVLSFAPSNSLVVYAGISGDFDFNGSEMIGVYRSADNGQTWERMSQDGETSHYASQGWYDMALAVDPDDPLTVFNAGLDIYRTVNGGESWSQRSWWWHAYGEPSFAHADHHELIFHPENSDELWDVSDGGIFVSYDNGQTWNEKNLGYNTFQFYAMGNATLDTVFALGGTQDNGTTRYSGSGDWESEFGGDGGYCVIDYTNNNTFYVEYQNGNRYRTDDGGSNFAEINPGIIGGGPWVTPIVQDPFAPNTIYTTTNSSGASVWMSTNQGRNSSWVNIGPVGNSNQVLAASPAVPGRLYLGSGSSVYRYDAADGNWVNVSGNMNGSYITHVIPDPFDPNTVYVTKSGFNGGQVWRSTTAGGQWTNITGNLPNAPVQDLAVDLNNPTTLYVGGDLGVYYTTDAGQTWAILGEGLPVVRVDDMDIQPQTGALRVATHGRGMWEIPTSAATLAMLYPNGTETLATGGSVTIRWSGIAVGGDVTLAVNRGYPGGNWETIAANIDNDGAHPWIVTGPVTDHARFRIVHTTDGSLSDTSNADSRIANPGVVVLSPNGGETVFTGTNDMIWFERTLTDGFLTIEINRNFPNGQWEMLADNVTHPQYYVWRVMQPGGENCRIKITSIEQEWLSDESDGDFVMRAPMMTIQAPNGGETVQLEQPYDIMWSAAEFVGTFRILLNRSYPNGNWELLAPTTENDGSFVWTPRGAATTTARIRLATALDPLGTFVESAQDFTIDDGTPATEEIPRAFAVSEAYPNPFNPQTQISIAVPVRTQVTARVTNELGQTVATLFDGTREAGQYTLTFDGAAFASGIYYLRVDGAGTTISRKLVLLK, encoded by the coding sequence ATGTACGCATTCCTCGCACTGCTTCTGCTTGCCTCGTCGCTGTTCGCGCAACAGCGGCCGCCAATCAATGTGTTCGACCAGCTTGAGCCGTTCCGGCAATATTACAGTTCGCGGGACGAGTGGCCGCGCGCGCATGGCTATAAGCCGTACATGCGCTACTTGTATGATGTGGAACAGCGCGCCTATCCCGATTCGACGATTCCCGCCGGTGCGCGCTGGGAAGCATTTCAACAGATGGGGCGCATGCCGCGCGTGACACTCGACGAGCCGTGGGCCGCGCTCGGGCCGTTTAATCACGGCGGCCGCACACGTGTGCTGAGATTTCATCCCAACAATCCCGAGATCATGTTCGCCGGGTCGGTCGGCGGCGGCCTGTTTCGCAGCGACGACGGCGGCGATTACTGGTATCCGATTACGGACATGCTGCCGAACCTGGCGGTCGGCTGCCTGGATATTGCGGCGTCCAATCCCAACATCATGTACATGGGCACGGGCGAAGGCTACTTCAACGGCGACGCTATCGGCGGAGTCGGTCTGTTCAAGTCCATTGACGGCGGCGTGACGTGGGCGCTGACCTCCATGAACTACAACTACAGCAGCGGCACGTGCATTTTGCGCGTCAACGTTGACCCGCGCGACGCGAATATCGTGCTGGCCTCGACGGGCGAAGGCCTGTATCGCTCGACGAACGGCGGGGACAGTTTTACGCTGGTGCGTGCAGGCAACATCAACGAAGTTAAACGCGATCCGCAAGACCCGGATGTGCTTTTGTGCGCAGCGGGTTACCCGTACGGGTCGGGAGTGAACGGCGTCTACCGCTCGACGGATAACGGTGCGACGTGGGTGAATGCAAATACCGGTCTGCCCAATCCGACGATTATTGGCCGCATCGTGCTTAGTTTTGCGCCGTCGAATTCGCTGGTCGTGTACGCGGGTATATCGGGCGACTTCGATTTTAACGGCTCGGAAATGATCGGCGTTTATCGCTCGGCGGACAACGGACAGACGTGGGAGCGCATGTCGCAGGACGGCGAGACGAGTCACTACGCCTCGCAAGGCTGGTACGACATGGCGCTGGCCGTGGATCCCGATGACCCGCTGACGGTGTTCAACGCGGGTCTGGATATCTATCGCACGGTGAACGGCGGCGAGTCGTGGTCACAGCGCTCGTGGTGGTGGCACGCTTACGGCGAACCGTCGTTTGCACACGCGGACCATCACGAATTGATCTTTCACCCGGAGAATTCGGACGAGCTGTGGGATGTCAGCGACGGCGGCATCTTCGTATCGTATGACAACGGTCAGACTTGGAACGAGAAAAACCTCGGTTACAACACGTTCCAGTTCTACGCCATGGGGAATGCGACGCTCGACACGGTGTTCGCGCTGGGCGGCACGCAGGATAACGGCACGACGCGCTACAGCGGATCGGGCGACTGGGAATCCGAGTTTGGCGGCGACGGCGGCTATTGCGTGATTGACTACACGAATAACAACACGTTCTACGTGGAGTATCAAAACGGCAATCGCTATCGCACGGACGACGGCGGCAGCAATTTTGCGGAAATCAATCCGGGCATCATCGGCGGCGGACCGTGGGTGACGCCGATCGTACAGGATCCGTTCGCGCCGAACACGATTTACACCACAACCAACAGCTCGGGCGCGAGCGTGTGGATGTCCACGAATCAAGGCCGCAACAGCAGTTGGGTGAATATCGGACCGGTGGGCAACTCCAACCAGGTGCTGGCGGCATCACCGGCTGTGCCGGGACGGTTGTACCTGGGGAGCGGCAGCAGCGTCTATCGCTACGATGCGGCGGACGGCAATTGGGTAAACGTCTCGGGGAATATGAACGGCAGCTATATCACGCACGTTATTCCCGATCCGTTCGATCCGAATACGGTTTATGTCACGAAGTCGGGATTTAACGGCGGGCAGGTGTGGCGATCCACGACGGCCGGGGGGCAATGGACGAACATCACGGGCAATTTGCCCAACGCTCCGGTCCAGGATCTGGCTGTGGACTTGAACAATCCGACGACGCTTTATGTCGGCGGCGATTTGGGCGTGTACTACACGACTGACGCGGGCCAGACGTGGGCGATCCTGGGCGAAGGGTTGCCGGTTGTGCGTGTGGATGATATGGACATTCAGCCGCAAACCGGTGCGCTGCGTGTGGCCACGCACGGGCGCGGGATGTGGGAGATTCCGACGAGCGCGGCGACGCTGGCGATGCTCTACCCCAATGGAACGGAAACATTGGCGACGGGCGGCAGTGTTACGATTCGCTGGTCGGGGATCGCCGTGGGCGGAGATGTTACGCTGGCGGTGAATCGCGGCTATCCGGGCGGTAACTGGGAGACGATAGCGGCGAATATTGACAATGACGGGGCGCATCCGTGGATCGTCACGGGGCCGGTAACGGACCACGCGCGGTTCAGAATTGTGCATACAACCGACGGCAGTCTATCCGATACTTCGAACGCGGATTCGCGCATTGCCAACCCCGGCGTAGTGGTGCTGTCGCCGAACGGCGGCGAGACGGTATTCACCGGTACGAATGACATGATTTGGTTCGAGCGCACGTTGACGGACGGATTTTTGACGATTGAGATCAACCGCAACTTCCCGAACGGACAGTGGGAGATGCTGGCGGACAATGTGACGCATCCGCAATACTACGTTTGGCGCGTGATGCAGCCGGGTGGGGAAAACTGCCGCATTAAGATCACCAGCATCGAGCAGGAGTGGCTGAGCGATGAAAGCGACGGTGACTTTGTGATGCGGGCGCCGATGATGACGATTCAGGCGCCGAACGGCGGGGAGACGGTGCAGCTGGAGCAGCCTTATGACATCATGTGGTCGGCGGCAGAATTTGTCGGAACGTTCCGTATCCTGCTAAACCGCAGCTACCCCAATGGGAATTGGGAGCTGCTGGCGCCGACGACAGAGAATGACGGCAGTTTTGTGTGGACGCCGCGCGGAGCGGCGACAACAACGGCGCGCATTCGTTTGGCGACGGCGCTCGATCCGCTGGGTACGTTTGTTGAAAGCGCGCAGGATTTCACAATTGACGACGGTACCCCGGCGACCGAGGAAATACCCCGGGCCTTTGCGGTGAGTGAAGCCTATCCCAATCCGTTTAATCCACAGACGCAGATTTCCATTGCGGTGCCGGTGCGCACGCAGGTTACGGCGCGAGTGACAAACGAACTGGGACAGACGGTTGCGACGCTGTTCGACGGAACGCGCGAGGCTGGTCAATACACGCTGACGTTTGACGGCGCAGCCTTCGCGTCGGGAATCTACTATTTGCGCGTGGACGGCGCGGGCACCACGATATCGCGCAAGTTAGTGCTGCTAAAATGA
- a CDS encoding T9SS type A sorting domain-containing protein, translating to MRLLGNLFTLLLMATAAGATTHNVSLSGTTFTPSLLTINSGDSVRWTNNGGFHNVVHVGQPPAFDSGDPSNANWVFIHHFTDQTAAVYPYVCEVHADMGMVGAITVLPPSAVGDAPLPTEFAVSEVYPNPFNALAHLELHLPAAANVRAEVFNSLGQSVAVPLDGFSAAGTHSIAVDGSQWTSGLYFVKVSALGRDVFKKMALLK from the coding sequence ATGCGACTCTTAGGTAACTTGTTTACGCTGTTGCTGATGGCAACGGCGGCCGGGGCGACGACGCACAACGTGAGTTTGAGCGGCACGACGTTTACACCGTCCCTGCTGACCATCAACAGCGGCGACTCGGTGCGCTGGACGAACAACGGCGGATTTCATAATGTCGTCCACGTGGGGCAGCCGCCCGCGTTTGACAGCGGCGATCCGTCGAACGCCAATTGGGTGTTCATCCATCACTTTACCGACCAGACGGCGGCAGTCTATCCGTATGTTTGCGAAGTTCACGCGGACATGGGAATGGTCGGAGCGATCACGGTCCTGCCGCCGAGCGCGGTGGGAGATGCGCCGCTGCCGACCGAGTTTGCGGTAAGCGAAGTCTATCCCAATCCGTTCAATGCGCTGGCGCATCTGGAGTTGCATTTGCCCGCCGCGGCGAATGTGCGCGCGGAAGTGTTCAACAGTTTAGGGCAGAGCGTCGCGGTGCCGCTCGACGGATTCTCGGCCGCGGGAACGCACAGCATCGCCGTGGATGGGTCGCAGTGGACGAGCGGATTGTATTTTGTGAAGGTGAGCGCACTGGGTCGCGACGTGTTCAAAAAGATGGCGCTGCTGAAATAG
- the nth gene encoding endonuclease III: protein MVTPLTTRAKKIAAELLRLYPQPECALTHENAFQLAVATILSAQCTDLRVNMVTPVLFRKFPTPETLARATQKEVETIIQSTGFFRNKAKNILGFANAIVHEYGGVVPQELDALVTLPGVGRKTANVVLGTAFGIASGVVVDTHVMRLSQRMGMTKEDDAVKIERDLMKLLPQESWIVFSHAMIWHGRRVCNARNPNCADCTLVKLCDRVGVER, encoded by the coding sequence ATAGTGACGCCGCTTACCACGCGCGCGAAGAAGATCGCGGCGGAACTCCTGCGACTCTATCCGCAGCCCGAGTGCGCGCTCACGCACGAGAATGCGTTTCAACTGGCCGTGGCGACGATTTTATCGGCGCAGTGCACCGATCTGCGCGTGAACATGGTGACGCCGGTGCTGTTCAGAAAGTTTCCGACGCCCGAGACGCTCGCGCGCGCGACACAGAAAGAAGTCGAAACAATTATCCAGAGCACGGGATTTTTTCGCAACAAGGCGAAGAATATTTTAGGGTTTGCCAACGCCATCGTACATGAGTACGGTGGCGTTGTGCCTCAAGAGCTTGACGCACTTGTGACCTTGCCGGGCGTCGGGCGCAAGACGGCGAACGTGGTGCTGGGTACCGCGTTCGGAATAGCGTCGGGAGTGGTGGTGGATACGCACGTGATGCGATTGTCGCAGCGCATGGGTATGACGAAAGAAGATGACGCGGTGAAAATCGAGCGCGACTTAATGAAGCTATTGCCGCAAGAGTCGTGGATCGTCTTTTCGCACGCGATGATCTGGCACGGCCGAAGAGTATGCAACGCGCGCAATCCGAATTGCGCGGACTGCACGCTGGTGAAGCTGTGCGATCGAGTGGGGGTGGAGCGATGA
- a CDS encoding T9SS type A sorting domain-containing protein — protein MPRLKVWACITLFAVRAAYADTLYVAPGFDIADAIAAADSGDVILLEPGTFGGPVLPYGKDLTIASRYLLDGDTAWIRQTIVSAPDGDSSSTVIAAYGETALNLVGFTLQGGSGTYDERNEISGGGGMYVHAANVNVQACRFDGGRAPLGGGVFVSGSAWEWNAHVRIRDSEFNGCNADYWGGGIYADFCSLTVAKSLLVNLTCDMAAAGIHSGTSQIAMDSVVVAGCFGGEGGIGLYEGWGRIYACEFVGNGTPSTGFCNDISANNFWGEITRCVFRNTDGLWPSVHIGGRYGSTRFVGNVLENNSTSMATGTLIVNDPNNTEVSHNIFRNNTNVEGGAVYAFGRATARVEYNTFVGNSSLNPSKGAVLQSVTFGSPRFSQNIIAGNEGVAVTFFPDYPVVLDVRYNWWGHASGPYHEGLNPNGQGDTLFGDSVLFSPWLTTPPDTSMLFVVDPREVPIAGTWDLQRVFPNPFNNAFTVSVSGFADEKFELALHNILGQKVMTLHRGSATGGMFTFSVSPDIASGVYFLVAHDGQIRESIKVVLLK, from the coding sequence ATGCCACGACTCAAAGTCTGGGCTTGCATAACTCTATTTGCTGTACGGGCGGCGTATGCCGATACATTATATGTTGCTCCCGGATTTGATATTGCTGACGCTATCGCGGCGGCGGATTCCGGTGACGTGATTCTGCTCGAGCCGGGTACGTTTGGCGGTCCAGTCTTGCCTTACGGGAAAGATCTAACCATTGCCAGCCGCTACCTGCTCGACGGTGACACGGCTTGGATTCGACAAACGATAGTAAGTGCGCCGGATGGTGATTCGTCGAGTACGGTGATTGCAGCGTATGGCGAGACCGCGCTGAATCTCGTTGGGTTCACCCTGCAGGGGGGATCGGGGACCTATGATGAACGCAACGAAATCTCCGGTGGGGGCGGGATGTATGTTCACGCAGCAAATGTCAATGTTCAGGCTTGCCGGTTCGACGGGGGACGAGCGCCATTGGGTGGCGGGGTGTTTGTCAGCGGCTCGGCATGGGAGTGGAATGCCCACGTCCGCATTCGTGATTCAGAGTTTAACGGCTGCAATGCGGATTACTGGGGGGGTGGCATTTATGCGGATTTCTGCTCGCTGACGGTGGCAAAATCGCTACTGGTAAATTTGACTTGCGACATGGCCGCAGCCGGAATCCACTCCGGAACGTCGCAAATTGCTATGGACTCGGTGGTTGTAGCGGGGTGCTTTGGTGGTGAAGGCGGAATTGGCCTTTACGAAGGATGGGGACGAATTTATGCCTGTGAATTCGTTGGCAACGGAACTCCCTCGACGGGATTTTGCAACGACATTTCCGCAAACAACTTCTGGGGCGAAATCACGCGGTGTGTGTTTCGCAATACAGATGGATTGTGGCCGTCTGTTCACATAGGGGGACGGTATGGCAGCACGAGATTTGTCGGAAACGTCTTGGAAAACAACTCGACAAGCATGGCAACGGGAACGCTGATCGTCAACGACCCCAACAACACGGAGGTATCGCATAACATTTTTCGGAACAACACGAATGTTGAGGGTGGCGCGGTTTACGCGTTCGGGCGGGCAACCGCGCGAGTAGAGTACAATACTTTCGTTGGAAACTCGAGCTTAAACCCATCCAAAGGGGCCGTGCTTCAGTCCGTCACGTTTGGTAGCCCACGTTTCAGCCAAAATATCATTGCTGGCAACGAAGGCGTCGCGGTGACGTTTTTTCCCGACTATCCGGTGGTTCTTGATGTACGATACAATTGGTGGGGGCACGCGAGCGGTCCGTATCACGAAGGGCTAAATCCGAACGGACAGGGGGATACGCTCTTCGGTGATTCCGTGTTATTTAGCCCGTGGCTGACCACCCCACCGGACACGTCTATGCTGTTCGTGGTTGATCCGCGCGAGGTGCCAATAGCAGGCACTTGGGATTTACAGAGGGTGTTTCCAAACCCGTTCAACAACGCCTTCACTGTGTCGGTGTCAGGTTTTGCAGATGAAAAATTCGAACTGGCGCTGCACAACATCCTCGGCCAAAAAGTAATGACCTTGCACCGCGGCTCTGCGACAGGTGGGATGTTCACGTTTTCCGTATCACCCGATATCGCAAGCGGTGTCTATTTCCTCGTTGCACATGACGGTCAGATTCGGGAGTCCATCAAGGTTGTGCTGTTGAAATAG
- a CDS encoding redox-sensing transcriptional repressor Rex — protein sequence MAEQQSGKQQSKKARKPRKKPRASAKNGKPGNRVSDATVKRLSKYYRTLQNALSAEKTTISSEEIGRLNGLTAAQVRKDLSFFGAFGRRGLGYSVVDLHRAISKILGLHRTWNVCLVGVGNIGTALVHFKQFAEQGFMIRVVFDSDTQKVGQSVGEHIIRDFAQAKRVIEDENIKIAVVAVPAHAAQKVVDQLVEAGIRAILNFAPISIFVPKGVAVRNENMAIEIEALSYALSSKGQKPRQILEQ from the coding sequence ATGGCGGAACAGCAATCCGGAAAGCAACAGTCAAAGAAGGCGCGCAAGCCGCGCAAAAAGCCCCGCGCCAGCGCCAAGAACGGCAAGCCGGGCAACCGCGTCTCCGATGCCACGGTTAAGCGGCTCTCCAAATACTATCGCACGCTTCAGAACGCGCTCAGCGCCGAGAAGACCACAATCTCCTCGGAAGAGATCGGCCGCTTGAACGGCTTGACGGCCGCCCAGGTGCGCAAGGATCTCTCCTTTTTCGGGGCGTTCGGTCGGCGTGGTCTGGGCTATAGCGTGGTGGATTTACATCGCGCGATCAGCAAGATTCTGGGTCTGCATCGCACCTGGAATGTCTGTCTGGTCGGCGTCGGTAATATCGGCACCGCCCTCGTACATTTCAAGCAGTTCGCGGAGCAGGGCTTCATGATTCGCGTGGTGTTCGACAGCGACACGCAAAAGGTTGGCCAAAGCGTCGGCGAGCATATCATACGCGACTTCGCGCAGGCCAAGCGTGTGATAGAAGACGAGAACATCAAGATCGCCGTGGTCGCCGTGCCTGCGCACGCCGCGCAGAAAGTCGTGGATCAGCTCGTCGAAGCGGGCATTCGCGCCATCTTGAATTTCGCGCCAATCTCGATTTTCGTCCCGAAGGGCGTTGCCGTCCGCAACGAAAACATGGCCATCGAAATCGAAGCGCTGTCCTACGCGCTCTCCAGCAAAGGCCAGAAGCCCCGGCAAATTCTGGAGCAGTAG
- a CDS encoding sugar transferase, producing the protein MDISAVIAAAEGAFLLRFWGPINDLYPAVMIPTRGDYLSSLRDRSFRPTRPRNRTDLAWGDLRDGTRHGRDLLLSRVQLLPLDISLDAGADDTAARGCPSYLSTDAARLFQRGIGVLRIAVWGSGKEAVRLWMNLADQKSRGFDLVGALGPAPSADWRTLGDVSALRALWQEHELDAVMLAPSSDEEPRLGEVARAAEGTPLELLYMPLAVDYSRSRVVVTEISGKPVLKLKTLTMAGLGYVAKRLMDFSVSALIIVGFSLLYALIAIAVYLDSGKPLLYRQRRVGMDGNEFDMLKFRTMKTDAESGTGAVWAVRNDPRVTRVGRFLRRWSLDELPQFWSVLRGDMSLVGPRPERPEFVYKFAEYIPNYLDRHRVKAGLTGWAVVNGFRGSETTIEERTAYDLYYVENWSLWLDIRILLRTFAAVISGKGAM; encoded by the coding sequence ATGGACATATCCGCAGTCATCGCTGCGGCGGAAGGCGCGTTCTTGCTCAGGTTTTGGGGTCCGATTAATGATCTCTATCCTGCCGTGATGATTCCCACGCGCGGAGATTATCTATCATCACTACGCGACCGAAGTTTCCGTCCCACTCGACCGCGAAATCGCACGGATCTTGCGTGGGGCGATCTTCGCGATGGGACTCGTCATGGCCGCGATCTTCTTCTATCGCGAGTTCAGCTACTCCCGCTTGACATTTCTCTTGACGCTGGCGCTGATGATACCGCTGCTCGTGGTTGCCCGAGCTATTTATCAACGGATGCGGCGCGCCTTTTTCAGCGCGGCATCGGCGTCTTGCGCATCGCCGTCTGGGGTAGCGGCAAGGAAGCCGTCCGGCTTTGGATGAATCTTGCGGATCAGAAGAGCCGCGGCTTTGATCTCGTCGGTGCCCTTGGACCAGCCCCATCTGCCGACTGGCGCACTCTCGGCGATGTCTCCGCCCTGCGCGCCCTGTGGCAAGAGCATGAGCTCGATGCGGTGATGCTCGCGCCTTCTTCCGATGAAGAGCCGCGGCTGGGCGAAGTCGCGCGCGCTGCAGAAGGCACGCCGCTTGAGTTGCTCTATATGCCCCTCGCGGTGGATTACTCACGCTCCCGTGTCGTCGTTACTGAAATCAGCGGCAAACCCGTACTCAAGCTGAAGACGTTAACGATGGCCGGTTTGGGCTACGTTGCCAAACGCCTAATGGATTTCTCTGTCTCTGCTCTCATCATCGTAGGCTTTTCTTTGCTGTACGCACTCATTGCCATTGCGGTCTATCTCGACAGCGGCAAGCCGCTCCTCTACCGTCAGCGGCGCGTCGGTATGGATGGCAATGAGTTTGACATGCTGAAATTCCGCACGATGAAGACTGATGCCGAATCCGGCACCGGCGCCGTCTGGGCCGTTCGCAACGATCCCCGCGTCACGCGCGTGGGGCGCTTTCTGCGCCGCTGGTCGCTGGACGAACTACCGCAATTCTGGAGCGTGCTGCGCGGCGACATGTCGCTGGTGGGTCCGCGTCCCGAACGTCCCGAATTTGTTTACAAGTTCGCTGAGTACATTCCGAACTATCTCGATCGCCATCGTGTCAAGGCCGGTCTGACCGGCTGGGCGGTGGTCAACGGCTTCCGTGGCAGTGAAACCACGATTGAAGAACGCACCGCTTACGATCTGTATTACGTCGAGAACTGGAGCCTCTGGCTGGATATTCGTATTCTGCTGCGCACGTTCGCGGCAGTCATCTCGGGCAAGGGAGCAATGTAG